A stretch of Anaerobiospirillum thomasii DNA encodes these proteins:
- a CDS encoding AAA family ATPase, with the protein MKEKDIPRLYVGYSNFDHYAEEVCSYVDKTQFLNYLFSDSCDIQNFVFIRPRRIGKTLNMSMIANFCELNYQNPGDTSYQQRLFIDNPNHLAIANAEYKDLRDRVMGQLPVIYVSFAGIYDNDFNDAITMFLNQLDSLYSRFLFILDSNKISAEEKDHFNEIYNLFYNLFPIVTNKDELIPKAQTYCVEFIQFLGKLLYKAYGRQVLVIIDEYDVLLQKSVLAKNPYYEQMLSLVRDLSVNSFKKDENPWLYKGIITCSASIDYQEEINKECNFTIFEINDEPFTSFFGFTQQETENFLSKFNLIHKIDEFKEYYGGYIFGTDYIYNVWAVIQHCLRLINHKDSTPDSYLSFSSISGEIIGNFIKQLIDSQDRISIDKLQHLLDGKSVKIKIVKFDKAPSYKDKYCFDSFASFLLDRGYLTFDNSFDGIISTEPGKDVYVQIPNLDIRSVYVRNIRRTLSERECEDNWYNICTDICNSLSSNDINRAQSIINHALSIYISIYVKESEDYYSRFVQCILNNARSRGKVYIKDQKTINKDLDSGNMLFRYSSNDKVVILEFKRSEENCLKAAQEASVLLQYRQYYDDLFNYNDYVYGIGLGFSHKRCEVISIGNMAKINKKI; encoded by the coding sequence ATGAAAGAAAAAGATATACCAAGGCTTTACGTAGGTTATTCTAATTTTGACCATTACGCTGAAGAAGTTTGCTCTTACGTTGATAAGACGCAATTTTTAAATTATTTATTTTCTGACTCATGTGATATACAAAACTTTGTTTTTATAAGGCCCAGACGTATTGGTAAGACACTTAACATGTCTATGATTGCCAATTTTTGTGAGTTAAACTATCAAAATCCAGGTGACACATCTTATCAGCAAAGGCTTTTTATAGATAATCCCAACCATCTTGCTATAGCAAATGCTGAATATAAAGATCTGCGTGACAGAGTAATGGGTCAGTTACCTGTAATATATGTATCATTTGCAGGAATATATGATAATGACTTTAATGATGCTATCACAATGTTTTTAAATCAACTTGATAGTCTGTATTCAAGATTTCTTTTTATTTTAGATAGTAATAAAATATCTGCTGAAGAAAAAGATCATTTTAATGAGATATATAACTTATTTTATAATTTATTTCCTATAGTTACAAATAAAGATGAATTGATACCAAAAGCTCAAACTTATTGTGTTGAATTCATTCAATTTCTTGGCAAATTATTGTATAAAGCCTACGGCAGGCAGGTTTTAGTCATTATAGATGAATATGATGTACTTCTTCAAAAGTCTGTATTGGCCAAAAATCCTTATTATGAACAAATGCTGTCTCTTGTCCGAGATTTATCTGTAAACAGCTTTAAGAAAGATGAAAACCCTTGGCTGTATAAGGGTATTATTACATGTTCTGCCAGTATAGACTATCAGGAAGAAATAAATAAAGAATGTAATTTTACTATATTTGAAATAAACGATGAGCCTTTTACTTCTTTCTTTGGCTTTACACAGCAAGAAACTGAGAACTTCTTATCTAAATTCAATTTGATACATAAAATAGATGAATTTAAAGAATATTATGGCGGCTATATTTTTGGAACTGATTATATTTATAACGTATGGGCAGTGATCCAACATTGCCTTCGTTTAATAAACCATAAAGATTCAACACCTGATTCATACTTAAGCTTTAGCTCTATAAGCGGAGAGATAATAGGTAACTTTATCAAGCAGCTAATAGACAGTCAGGATAGGATTAGCATTGATAAACTTCAGCACTTATTAGATGGAAAATCTGTAAAGATTAAGATTGTTAAATTTGATAAGGCTCCAAGCTATAAAGATAAATACTGCTTTGATTCTTTTGCATCTTTTTTATTAGATAGGGGCTATTTGACTTTTGATAACAGTTTTGATGGAATAATTAGTACTGAACCTGGTAAAGATGTATACGTTCAGATACCAAATTTAGATATAAGATCAGTTTATGTCAGAAATATAAGACGTACTCTTTCAGAAAGAGAGTGCGAGGACAACTGGTACAATATATGTACAGATATATGTAACTCCTTATCGTCAAATGATATAAATAGAGCTCAAAGCATCATAAACCATGCCTTAAGCATTTATATAAGCATTTATGTTAAAGAGTCTGAAGATTATTATAGTCGATTTGTTCAATGTATTTTAAATAATGCCAGATCGAGAGGTAAGGTTTATATAAAAGATCAAAAGACTATAAATAAAGATCTTGACAGTGGCAATATGCTATTTAGATATAGTTCTAATGATAAAGTAGTCATTTTAGAGTTTAAAAGATCTGAAGAAAACTGTTTAAAGGCTGCTCAAGAAGCATCTGTGCTGCTGCAGTATAGACAGTATTATGATGATCTCTTCAATTATAATGATTATGTCTATGGAATAGGACTTGGTTTTTCTCATAAACGGTGTGAAGTCATATCTATAGGTAATATGGCTAAAATCAACAAGAAAATATAA
- a CDS encoding DUF2357 domain-containing protein — translation MGHCSLIRYPWSIESDANLIEGRSDLDFLTNTRLNQYFIEVSGVCKERIQVDFIHEDSGLIFKRDAHFYAAKAADTAIYTLPCVLMAGSIKNSYKLNENAKTGAGERREKFKIRFKDSELGFIVLPVINNADDFSYIDDWLTFFDYIIERNTEYNSFAKNIVRFVYLKDIIQSFCGNDDNPVRSKILEIMENLSQTIVSLEHKLRKNLTRTRRMMPVERINELDAKCLTSLLKIKGRSIKEKARSSNMQLLGIAKVESYNMLENRVLKDFVYRCNIEIDRYLRDYSKYAKSRNMAFVSNTIKQLKIFKSNCLSIYNNANLAEVPRQISLPKPNFVLQQNIYYKKIWHYYLELINSKKDIQKTLLWQQNLFQDIADMLLNVAMTNIGTDPLGSGAFVNVISRSSTDISQELLGGSHRLKASCNAGPFILNKLGKLFSIEIISNASLLNSFDCYMDMQDLFDVGAPTYIVFSEISEDKEEKNKYALAVYTMHNIVNTDGGDEIKKYLANLRKAVVNNSSNYDILPWLIVSVDTYIENASHRVREVIQDDVYISQIELNPKSWIRAVNSMEKTIWGFIRGQIDAQ, via the coding sequence ATGGGGCATTGTTCTTTAATCAGATATCCTTGGAGTATTGAGTCTGATGCTAATTTAATTGAAGGCAGGAGTGATCTTGATTTTTTAACAAATACCAGACTTAATCAGTATTTTATTGAGGTATCAGGTGTTTGCAAAGAAAGAATTCAAGTTGATTTCATTCATGAAGACTCAGGATTAATCTTTAAAAGAGATGCCCATTTTTATGCAGCAAAGGCTGCCGATACAGCTATTTATACACTGCCATGCGTTTTAATGGCAGGCAGTATTAAGAACAGCTATAAACTTAATGAAAATGCCAAGACAGGAGCAGGAGAAAGAAGGGAAAAGTTTAAAATAAGATTTAAAGATTCCGAGCTTGGTTTTATAGTACTTCCAGTTATCAATAATGCCGATGATTTTTCATATATAGACGACTGGCTGACCTTCTTTGATTATATTATTGAGAGAAATACTGAATATAACTCCTTTGCCAAAAATATAGTACGTTTTGTTTATCTTAAGGATATTATTCAGAGCTTTTGTGGTAATGATGACAATCCTGTACGATCTAAAATACTTGAGATCATGGAGAATTTATCACAGACCATAGTCTCTCTTGAGCACAAGCTTAGAAAAAACTTAACCAGAACCAGACGCATGATGCCTGTGGAGAGAATCAATGAGCTTGATGCCAAATGTCTTACTTCTCTTTTAAAAATTAAAGGCAGAAGCATTAAGGAGAAGGCCAGAAGCAGTAATATGCAGCTGCTTGGCATAGCCAAAGTTGAAAGCTATAACATGCTTGAAAATAGGGTCCTTAAAGATTTTGTATACAGATGCAATATTGAAATTGACAGATATTTAAGGGATTACAGCAAATATGCCAAAAGCAGGAATATGGCATTTGTATCAAATACTATAAAACAGTTAAAAATATTTAAGAGCAATTGTTTGTCTATATATAACAATGCCAATCTTGCTGAAGTTCCGCGACAGATTTCATTGCCAAAACCAAATTTTGTTCTGCAGCAGAATATATATTATAAAAAAATTTGGCACTATTATCTTGAGCTTATAAACTCCAAAAAGGATATACAAAAAACATTACTCTGGCAGCAGAATCTGTTTCAGGATATTGCTGATATGCTTTTAAATGTAGCTATGACCAATATAGGTACAGATCCTTTAGGCAGTGGTGCTTTTGTAAATGTAATATCAAGATCTTCAACAGATATAAGTCAGGAGCTATTAGGAGGTTCTCACAGATTAAAAGCATCATGCAATGCAGGCCCTTTTATTCTAAATAAGCTTGGAAAGCTGTTTTCCATTGAGATTATCTCAAATGCATCGCTATTAAACAGCTTTGATTGCTATATGGATATGCAGGATCTGTTTGATGTAGGTGCTCCAACCTATATAGTATTTAGCGAAATATCAGAAGATAAAGAAGAGAAAAATAAATATGCTCTTGCTGTATATACCATGCACAATATTGTAAATACAGACGGCGGTGATGAGATTAAAAAATATCTGGCAAATTTAAGAAAGGCTGTAGTAAATAACAGCAGTAATTATGATATTTTACCTTGGCTTATAGTCAGTGTAGACACTTATATTGAGAATGCCTCGCACAGAGTCAGAGAGGTTATACAGGATGATGTATATATCTCTCAGATAGAGCTAAATCCTAAAAGCTGGATTAGAGCCGTAAACAGTATGGAAAAGACAATATGGGGCTTTATAAGGGGACAGATAGATGCACAATAA